Part of the Labilibaculum antarcticum genome, GCTGCCTATAAATATCTGACTTTTGATAAGCAATTGAAAAATTTCAGAATCAAAACGAATATTTCCGATGAAGCCTTGGTTGAATTAAGATTAGATCAAGCTGATGGTGAAATGATTGGAAGCTGCAAAATCTCTAAATCAATAAGCAATACAGCATTTCAACTTTCGAACTGTGAAATAACATCAACAAAAGGTAAACACGCTTTATACCTTGTTTTTAAAGGCGAGAACACAGTTTTCAATGTCGACTGGTTTCAATTTTATTAAAAATCAATTTGAAAAATCAGATGCAAAATCCCATTCAAAAACAGCCAACTAGGGGTACAAATAACCAAACAGTGGGTACAAATGATCAAACGGTGGGTACAACTGGTAAAACAGTGGGTACAAATGATCAAACGGCGGGTACAAATGGCAAAACAGTAGGTACAAATGATCAAACGCTTATCTTCTAAATGCAAAACCCGGAATGTGTACAAGTACAGTTCCGGGTTTTCTTTTTTACTGATTTTATGGTTGCAATAGTCATTTAACTAGAAATAATTTACTCTAGTTCTAATTTTAAGACTGTTGCAATAGGGTTATATTCTACTTCTGGCATGGTAAGTAGTAAGGTTTGGGGAGTAAGTTTCCACTCGATATCTATGTCTGCCCCCATCAACTTTATATTTTTGATTGGTGAAGGAGGAAGGTTGCGGTGGAATCCACCAATAGCTCTCATTTTTATTGTTTTCCCGGCTTCCGGTACGCCTAAAAAGAAGACATACATCGACTTTTTGTCTTTAGCAAGGGTATAACGAACATCGCTGGCGGTGTATTTAACTTTAGCCGATTGCCCATCATGAGAAGCATCAGTAGCATTGGCATTACCATATCCAAAAATCTTAAATGGTCGTGTTCCATAAACCGCTTCGCCATAAATTTTCATCCAAGCTCCAATGTCTTTCAAAATATCACGTTGCTCTTGGTTAATAACACCATCGGCTCGCGGCGAAATATTTAAAAGCACTGTCCCATTCTTACTCCACACATCAATCATGTTACGCACCACAAGTGCAGCATCTTTATACTTTTCCCCTTCCACATACATCCAATGACTATTGCTCAAGGTAATATCTGTCATCCAAGGCAAAGGATAAATATCTCTACGCCCACCTTGCTCTAAGTCATCAATACCTATTTCCAGTGGAATATCTTGGTGCTTGCTACAGACTACAACTTCCTTATTGTGTTTCAGACCATTGTTAAAATGATAAGCCAACATCTCGTTAATTTTATCTTCCGGAATCATGTTTAACCACGAATCATACCACAACATATCTGGATTGTATTTATCTACCACCTCTTCTACTTGATCCAACCAATACTGGTTAAAATCCTCAATATTTTCCCAGTTTCCGAATAATTTACGAAGCTTTGGATCGGTAGTTGCCGTTGGTAAATCAGGATTATAAGGATAGTGACTGTTAAAACCATTGCGATCCCAATACTCCGGATTATTGGCATTGCGCTGTCCGTTTCTGGCATGGTGAAAAGTCGCCAGTGTCTTGATGTTGCGTTTCTTTAACGAAGCAAACAGTTCACCTAAAATATCACGTTTTGGTCCCATGTCAGCAGCATTCCACGGGTTTACTTCGCTATCCCACATGGCAAAACCATCGTGATGCTCGGCTACCGGACCAGCAAATTTAGCACCTGTCATTTGAAACAAATCGGCCCACTCTTCAGGATCAAAATGTTCCGCTGTAAACATTGGAATAAAGTCTTCGTAACCAAATTCTTCAATAGGCCCAAAGTTCTTTTCATGGAATTTATTAACATCACTCCCTTTTACATACATATTGGCAGGATACCACGCACTGCCATAGGCAGGTACACTATAAGGCCCCCAGTGGAAATACATTCCCAATTTGGCATCAGCAAACCATTCCGGCGCGGCTTTGTGTTGTTTTAGCGATTCCCAGTTTGCTTCGTACTTCTGATTTTCCCCTGTTACTTTTTGAGAGCGTGAGCAACTAGCCAATATTAGAACGCCTACAATAAAATAGATAAGTCTAAATTGCTTCATATTTATTCTTTTAATTTTTTGTCCTCTTCTTTTATCCGCTCTTTTTGTTTTGAGCTTAAACCATATTTATAATGAAAATCAGGACCATAAACATTGCCATGTTCTTTCATTTGTTGATCATCAATATCTAAACTTAAATCGCAATCAAATCGTGTCAATACAGAATGATTTCGATTCCAATCTTCTGCTGCATTTGTAAAGTGAGAAATGCCCCAAGTAATACCTCTTCCATCTTTGGTATCCGTAAAAGCATCCGGAATAAATGGTCCTCCGGCATCTGGCATCAATTCTACAATTGATGCAATTTCAAAGTTCACCCAATCTTTCGCATATTGAATTGTATTTCGTTCCATACCATCTCGAATCACCAAAGCGGCAACACCTTCCTTAAAAGGAAATAATGTGGTTTCGTGACCAGAATTGATAACTGGATTTAATGGATGCTTAACAAATGGACCCAGCGGATCTTCAGAAATTGCCAAACCTTGCATACGAATTTTAGAAGGTTTTAGCTCTGGTCTTTTATCAAAATCACCTTTATAATACAAATAGATTTTCCCATTATGCACTAACGGATAAGGATCATGAATGGAATATTGATCCCAAGAGCCTTCAGAACCATTTGGAATGACGACCTTATTAGCAGAAGTCCATGGACCATCAGGAGAATCGGCATACGATACAGCTACCGGACAAAAATCACCCCTTAAGCCACTCGCCTCCATAAAAGCCTGATAGTACAAATAATATTTCCCTTTCCATTTCAAAATATCAGTGGTTGTAACTGAACGCCAACCAGCTTGAGGCTTTGGAGGGCGAGGAACGGCTACACCTTGTTCTTCCCAGATGAAACCATCTTCCGATGTCGCATACCAAATCTCGGCTAAATCCCAATCGGCTGATGGAATCGTATCATTCGCTTCTTTTGCTCTCGCCATTCCCACTGATTTCACTACAGTATTGCGATAAGTATACCAAACGTAGTACTTCCCATTTTCAAAGATTACTTTCGATGGGTCTCTGCGGGTAAGTGTACCATCTCCTCCGTTGTAATCAAAACCTTTTAATTTGGTGTATTTAAACTGTGTATACAATTCATTTTGTTCGGGACGAATGGACAAATAAGCATCGTAATTACGTTCTACAGCAGCACTTAATGCTCGATTTGGTTTTTCTTTTGAAACCAAAAATGGAAACCCTTTGTCATTGCTTTCTTGTTTTTGCTGACACGAAAACAGCACAATACTTACAAACAGGAAACAGAATATCTCTCTCATTATCAAATAATTTAACTACTCTCGCATTATTAAAATTCAAACGTTAATTTTATCACAATAGGCTCATCAGCATTCCCAAAATAGTTTTCCGAATTTCCATGTGGCCCCATTGTATCTGGTTGCTGAAATTTAGTACCTATGGCAGGTATGTTTTTCACAAAAGAGATATCTCCTTCTGGAAATTTTGGTGAAAGTCTACCTTTAGGATCACCTGAAGGATTTTCAGGAGTCAACATACGCAAAAAGGTATGTGGTGAGTGACAGAATACTGTAAATCCTTTATTGTTTTCACTTTTAATCTTTGCCCAATACAAGCTTGAGAAAAAGCCTTTAAATTCAGGATACACAAAACCCGATTCACCTGTAACGGTATTGTTATAATCGTTCTCCCACACCTGGAACTTGGTTCCTTTCATTCTGTTACGCCAAACTCTGTAAGGTCCATCTCCCAACCATTTCATACCGGCCACTTCTTCTTCGGGAAACGAAAAGCTGATTCCTTTGTAATCCGTCACTCGTTTTTCACTCTTCATTTCAACTGATAAATCCAATAATCCATTCGGATAGATTGTCCATTTAATGATGTCGGAGCTTAATTCTACATGGGTAGTCCATTCTGGAGTTTTATCCTTTTTTTCGAAAACAGCGGTAATTTCCACCATGTTGTTTCCTGTCTTTACAGAAACATTCTCGATTTTATCATTTTGTCCAAGAATGATAGGTCCGTTCTTCAAAGGAATGACTTTATCCCCCTTTTTCACCTCTTGAAGTAAGCCTGTTTTTTCGGAGAAAGTAAAAACAATATTATTCGCTTCAACAATAATTTGCGAGTTCTTAATTTCTGATTTAACCTTCCCTTTTCCTTTATCGCTTACCGCATCTTGATTCAATTGTGCTGGTGATTGTATTGGATAAGACCAGGTAAATATTTCCTTTCCATAAAGATCTGTCGCCGTTAAATGCAGTGCATCGGATGATTTCCAATTCGAAGGCATATTCACATTAAAAGCAGCTTTTCCACCAGGAGCTAGTTGGGCTAAGTCAACTCTGTTTTCTGATAAAATATCAAAATCAGTACTTCCTTCCGGACCATTAAACCTCACCCACTTGGCAGTCATTTTGCAATCCTTCAAATTTGTATAATGATATCTGTTTTCAATTCGGAATGTGCCATTGAAATCATCATTAATAAAACGGTCTTCAATGTAAATGGGCGACCATACTTCCTTAATGGTGAAATAACTAGCTTCCTTTTCTCCATAAGGCCCAACAATGCCATCAGCGGCGTGATTTCCATCAAAGTCAAGTACATTATTTTTATCTGTTCTCACCACGCCTTCGTCGGCAAAGTCCCATAAAAACCCACCTGCACTCAATGGCATATTCCACATTTGGGTCCAATAATCATCTAATCCGGCACCATGTCCGCCGTCGTATAAACCATGTAAAAATTCCGTTGGAAAGAAAATCTTATCTTTTTTATAACCATCATTTGCCAATGCATGGTAATGGAAATAGTGCAGAGTGTTGGTTTTTCTGAAAATATTCCATGGATGAATTACCTCTCGTTTTTGAATATCCCAAAGTG contains:
- a CDS encoding alpha-L-fucosidase, producing MKQFRLIYFIVGVLILASCSRSQKVTGENQKYEANWESLKQHKAAPEWFADAKLGMYFHWGPYSVPAYGSAWYPANMYVKGSDVNKFHEKNFGPIEEFGYEDFIPMFTAEHFDPEEWADLFQMTGAKFAGPVAEHHDGFAMWDSEVNPWNAADMGPKRDILGELFASLKKRNIKTLATFHHARNGQRNANNPEYWDRNGFNSHYPYNPDLPTATTDPKLRKLFGNWENIEDFNQYWLDQVEEVVDKYNPDMLWYDSWLNMIPEDKINEMLAYHFNNGLKHNKEVVVCSKHQDIPLEIGIDDLEQGGRRDIYPLPWMTDITLSNSHWMYVEGEKYKDAALVVRNMIDVWSKNGTVLLNISPRADGVINQEQRDILKDIGAWMKIYGEAVYGTRPFKIFGYGNANATDASHDGQSAKVKYTASDVRYTLAKDKKSMYVFFLGVPEAGKTIKMRAIGGFHRNLPPSPIKNIKLMGADIDIEWKLTPQTLLLTMPEVEYNPIATVLKLELE
- a CDS encoding glycoside hydrolase family 117 protein, which produces MREIFCFLFVSIVLFSCQQKQESNDKGFPFLVSKEKPNRALSAAVERNYDAYLSIRPEQNELYTQFKYTKLKGFDYNGGDGTLTRRDPSKVIFENGKYYVWYTYRNTVVKSVGMARAKEANDTIPSADWDLAEIWYATSEDGFIWEEQGVAVPRPPKPQAGWRSVTTTDILKWKGKYYLYYQAFMEASGLRGDFCPVAVSYADSPDGPWTSANKVVIPNGSEGSWDQYSIHDPYPLVHNGKIYLYYKGDFDKRPELKPSKIRMQGLAISEDPLGPFVKHPLNPVINSGHETTLFPFKEGVAALVIRDGMERNTIQYAKDWVNFEIASIVELMPDAGGPFIPDAFTDTKDGRGITWGISHFTNAAEDWNRNHSVLTRFDCDLSLDIDDQQMKEHGNVYGPDFHYKYGLSSKQKERIKEEDKKLKE
- a CDS encoding glycoside hydrolase family 2 protein, whose translation is MNKISANVILSLIFIQVLMTSNSSAQSNKNGRSTWSDLSTEIQYLSGTGKDDMVNWDFYCSEGMKSGKWTTIGVPSCWEQQGFGHYNYGHDDLDKRYKEHGLYKYQFAVFENWKSKDVKIVFEGVMTDAEVKINGKLAGEIHQGAFYEFKYTITDLLKYGVDNLLEVKVNKVSDNESINYAERKADFWIFGGIYRPVYLSVSPKENIDRLAVDAKADGAITADVFIDSKKADKIKLTLFDLKGNKIQDIKVEDIQKEEGKWSVSAQASNIRTWNPEQANLYNLQVSLLDKRGEVLHVVKQRIGFRTVEVLEGDGIYVNGQRIKFKGVNRHSFYPKSGRTCSKELSIEHVNMMKDMNMNAVRMSHYPPDVHFLDVCDSLGLFVIDEVCTWHSPHLDTEVGRKIVEEMVVRDVNHPSILLWANGNETGWNTELDDDYALWDIQKREVIHPWNIFRKTNTLHYFHYHALANDGYKKDKIFFPTEFLHGLYDGGHGAGLDDYWTQMWNMPLSAGGFLWDFADEGVVRTDKNNVLDFDGNHAADGIVGPYGEKEASYFTIKEVWSPIYIEDRFINDDFNGTFRIENRYHYTNLKDCKMTAKWVRFNGPEGSTDFDILSENRVDLAQLAPGGKAAFNVNMPSNWKSSDALHLTATDLYGKEIFTWSYPIQSPAQLNQDAVSDKGKGKVKSEIKNSQIIVEANNIVFTFSEKTGLLQEVKKGDKVIPLKNGPIILGQNDKIENVSVKTGNNMVEITAVFEKKDKTPEWTTHVELSSDIIKWTIYPNGLLDLSVEMKSEKRVTDYKGISFSFPEEEVAGMKWLGDGPYRVWRNRMKGTKFQVWENDYNNTVTGESGFVYPEFKGFFSSLYWAKIKSENNKGFTVFCHSPHTFLRMLTPENPSGDPKGRLSPKFPEGDISFVKNIPAIGTKFQQPDTMGPHGNSENYFGNADEPIVIKLTFEF